A stretch of Synergistaceae bacterium DNA encodes these proteins:
- the hutI gene encoding imidazolonepropionase, which yields MTRKIFRHAHVYTPRTGGAAAAGTAQGSIDEFADACILVENGRIAAVGSCEEESLGCRAAEVDMEIDLEGAAVIPGFVDPHTHACFAACREGEFSMRVAGKPYLDILKAGGGILSSVRSVRGASSDELFCFSRRLLENTLHYGTTTIEIKSGYGLDTKDELKLLEVIGRLGRETPQSVVPTFMGAHAVPEEYKSAPEGYVELLRDEMLPAVIKQGIAKFCDIFCEEGVFSVKESRRILTKARELGLKLKVHADEVNDLGGASLAGELSATSAEHLLAASDEGIAALARGGVVAVLLPATAYSLQKPFARARAMIERGVPVALATDLNPGSCFCESMPFVFSLAVLGMRMTPAEALTGATLNAAWAIGMEKEVGSIEPGKLADFVVLDGETPAVLAYASGARPIQSVWKMGEKVA from the coding sequence ATGACGCGTAAAATATTCAGACATGCGCATGTTTACACCCCGCGGACTGGGGGCGCCGCAGCAGCCGGAACGGCTCAGGGCAGCATCGACGAATTTGCCGACGCCTGTATTCTCGTGGAAAACGGCCGAATTGCGGCCGTGGGGTCCTGCGAGGAAGAAAGCCTGGGCTGCCGGGCCGCGGAGGTCGATATGGAGATCGACCTTGAAGGCGCGGCGGTCATTCCGGGTTTCGTCGATCCCCATACTCACGCCTGTTTTGCCGCCTGCCGCGAGGGGGAATTTTCCATGCGTGTGGCGGGCAAGCCCTATCTCGATATTCTGAAGGCGGGAGGGGGAATTTTATCCTCGGTGCGCTCCGTCCGCGGAGCCTCCTCTGACGAACTCTTCTGTTTTTCAAGGCGTCTTCTCGAAAACACTCTCCATTATGGAACGACGACGATCGAGATCAAAAGCGGTTACGGACTCGACACAAAGGACGAGCTGAAACTTCTGGAGGTTATCGGTCGACTGGGCCGCGAAACGCCCCAGAGCGTCGTCCCCACTTTTATGGGAGCCCACGCCGTTCCCGAGGAGTATAAATCGGCTCCTGAGGGTTATGTCGAACTTTTGCGGGATGAAATGCTGCCGGCGGTTATAAAGCAGGGTATCGCGAAATTCTGCGACATCTTCTGCGAAGAGGGTGTTTTTTCTGTGAAAGAAAGCCGCAGAATCCTGACGAAAGCCCGGGAACTGGGATTGAAACTCAAGGTGCACGCCGATGAGGTCAACGACCTTGGCGGGGCCTCTCTTGCCGGAGAACTCTCCGCCACCTCCGCTGAACATCTGCTTGCCGCTTCCGATGAGGGAATCGCGGCCCTTGCCAGGGGTGGAGTCGTGGCCGTTCTGCTTCCCGCAACGGCCTACAGTCTGCAAAAACCCTTTGCCCGCGCCCGGGCGATGATTGAGCGGGGGGTTCCGGTGGCTCTGGCTACGGACCTGAACCCAGGGTCCTGTTTCTGCGAGTCGATGCCCTTCGTGTTCAGCCTTGCCGTTTTGGGAATGCGCATGACCCCTGCGGAAGCTCTGACGGGAGCCACATTGAACGCCGCCTGGGCGATTGGCATGGAAAAGGAAGTTGGGAGTATCGAGCCCGGAAAACTGGCGGATTTCGTCGTACTGGACGGAGAAACTCCGGCGGTGCTGGCCTACGCTTCCGGCGCCAGACCCATCCAATCCGTCTGGAAAATGGGAGAAAAAGTGGCCTGA
- the hutH gene encoding histidine ammonia-lyase, with protein sequence MGGKTIVLDGLSLTLTDIIKVAREGYGVGLSDAAVTAVKEANALVERWAASDEAVYGITTGFGDLASVKISHGDRRTLQENLLRSHACGVGEPYPKDVTRAIMLLRINTLSRGHSGISYATLSGLINLLNAGIHPLIPCQGSVGASGDLCPLSHLAIALLGDGDAEYKGRIIPVKEALADAGLKPISLGAKEGLALNNGTTVMNAVGALALLDALRLSKVADIVAAMSMEAMHGVPYAYDARTHALRPYRGQGSVASNMRRMIEGSEIVERYKKDRVQDAYSLRCVPQVHGASRDALGYVRSVLELEINSVTDNPLIFPQEGEALSGGNFHGQPLALAMDFFGIAMAEFASISERRQARMVDSSLSGLPPFLIEDSGTNSGFMIPQYTSAALVSENKVLAHPSSVDSIPTSANQEDHVSMGGYAARKAVNILKNTQKVLAIETLLSAQALDFSRLSLRPGKGTLAAHECVRRAIPYLKKDEYLHPLIGRALELTERGSLVDAVETEIGELA encoded by the coding sequence ATGGGTGGAAAAACGATAGTTCTGGATGGACTTTCTCTGACGCTTACAGACATCATCAAGGTGGCGAGAGAAGGCTATGGAGTTGGTTTGAGCGACGCGGCCGTTACGGCTGTAAAAGAGGCGAACGCGCTTGTGGAGCGATGGGCTGCATCAGATGAAGCTGTCTATGGCATAACGACGGGTTTTGGCGATCTGGCTTCCGTGAAAATTTCTCACGGAGACAGACGAACTCTGCAGGAAAATCTTCTGCGCAGTCACGCCTGCGGGGTGGGGGAGCCGTATCCGAAAGATGTGACCCGCGCAATTATGCTTCTGCGCATCAACACCCTCAGCCGCGGCCACTCCGGGATCAGTTACGCGACGCTTTCCGGACTGATAAACCTCCTGAACGCCGGAATCCATCCCCTGATTCCCTGTCAGGGTTCCGTGGGGGCCTCGGGGGATCTTTGCCCGCTTTCACATCTGGCCATCGCTCTTTTGGGCGACGGAGATGCGGAATATAAGGGGAGAATTATCCCTGTAAAGGAGGCCCTTGCCGATGCCGGTCTGAAGCCGATATCCCTCGGAGCCAAGGAAGGGCTGGCGCTCAACAACGGCACCACCGTCATGAACGCCGTGGGGGCGCTGGCGCTGCTGGACGCCCTCCGGCTGAGCAAAGTGGCGGACATTGTGGCTGCCATGTCCATGGAGGCCATGCACGGCGTTCCTTACGCTTATGACGCCCGCACTCACGCGCTGCGTCCCTACAGGGGCCAGGGTAGCGTCGCGTCCAACATGCGCCGCATGATCGAGGGCAGCGAAATCGTGGAGCGGTATAAAAAAGACCGGGTGCAGGACGCCTATTCCCTGCGCTGCGTGCCTCAGGTTCACGGGGCCAGCCGCGATGCTCTGGGCTATGTCCGTTCAGTGCTTGAGCTTGAGATCAACTCGGTCACGGACAACCCCCTGATCTTCCCGCAGGAGGGAGAGGCGTTGAGCGGCGGAAACTTCCACGGTCAGCCTCTGGCTTTGGCGATGGACTTCTTCGGTATTGCCATGGCCGAGTTCGCCAGTATATCCGAACGCCGTCAGGCCCGAATGGTGGACAGCTCCCTGTCCGGTCTGCCTCCGTTCCTCATTGAGGACAGCGGGACCAACAGCGGATTCATGATTCCCCAGTACACGTCGGCCGCTCTGGTTTCGGAGAACAAGGTGCTGGCCCATCCCTCGTCCGTGGACTCCATCCCCACCTCGGCCAATCAGGAGGATCACGTTTCCATGGGAGGCTACGCGGCGCGCAAAGCGGTCAATATTTTGAAAAATACGCAAAAAGTCCTTGCCATTGAAACGTTATTGTCGGCTCAGGCTCTGGATTTCAGCCGTCTTTCCCTGCGACCGGGGAAGGGCACTCTGGCGGCTCACGAGTGCGTTCGGAGAGCCATTCCCTACCTCAAAAAAGACGAATATCTGCATCCCCTGATCGGGCGGGCTCTGGAGCTGACGGAGCGCGGCAGTCTGGTGGACGCCGTCGAAACCGAAATCGGCGAACTGGCGTGA